Proteins from a single region of Lelliottia sp. JS-SCA-14:
- the aat gene encoding leucyl/phenylalanyl-tRNA--protein transferase, translating to MRLVQLSRHNIAFPSPEGALREPNGLLALGGDLSPARLLMAYQRGIFPWFSPGDPILWWSPDPRAVLLPAEFHLSRSMKRFHAKSPYRVTINHAFGEVIEGCASDRHEGTWITHDIVTAYHRLHELGHAHSIEVWENDELVGGMYGVAQGTLFCGESMFSRAVNASKTALLVFCQQFALSGGQLVDCQVLNEHTASLGAVEISRRHYLEKLDAMRLQKLPQNFWVPRTLFVPQL from the coding sequence ATGCGCCTGGTCCAGCTTTCTCGTCATAATATTGCGTTCCCTTCGCCAGAGGGAGCGCTACGTGAACCCAATGGGCTGCTGGCGCTCGGGGGCGATTTAAGCCCCGCGCGACTGCTGATGGCCTATCAGCGCGGTATTTTTCCCTGGTTTTCCCCCGGTGATCCCATTCTGTGGTGGTCGCCCGATCCTCGCGCGGTGCTGTTACCGGCAGAGTTTCATCTCAGCCGCAGCATGAAACGCTTCCATGCTAAATCACCTTATCGCGTCACTATCAATCATGCTTTCGGCGAGGTGATCGAAGGCTGCGCCAGCGATCGTCATGAAGGCACCTGGATCACCCATGACATCGTCACGGCCTACCACCGTTTGCATGAACTGGGCCACGCCCACTCTATCGAAGTGTGGGAGAACGACGAGCTGGTTGGCGGCATGTACGGCGTGGCGCAAGGCACGCTGTTTTGCGGTGAGTCGATGTTCAGTCGCGCCGTGAATGCCTCTAAAACAGCCCTGCTTGTATTCTGCCAGCAGTTCGCCCTGAGCGGCGGCCAGCTGGTGGATTGCCAGGTGCTGAACGAACACACCGCGTCGCTCGGCGCCGTTGAAATATCGCGTCGTCACTACCTGGAAAAGTTGGATGCTATGCGTTTGCAGAAGCTGCCGCAGAACTTTTGGGTGCCCAGAACACTGTTTGTGCCTCAGCTCTAA
- a CDS encoding DNA translocase FtsK 4TM domain-containing protein, with translation MSQEYTEDKEVTLTKLSSGRRLLEALLILVALFAVWLMAALLSFNPSDPSWSQTAWHEPIHNLGGVPGAWLADTLFFVFGVMAYTIPIIIVGGCWFAWRHRQNEEYIDYFAVSLRLIGALALILTSCGLAAINADDIWYFASGGVIGSLLSTALKPMLHSSGGTITLLCIWAAGLTLFTGWSWVSIAEKLGGFILNILTFASNRTRRDDTWVDEDEYEDDDYEEESSSANRTESRRTRIMRGALARRKRVAEKFTNPLARKTDAALFSGKRMDDEEDVTYTAGGVAADPDDVLFSGSRATPGDFDEYDPLLNGHSVTAPVAAAAFATTAAQAYAAPVEAVMPAAPVQTPEPAMQQPVVDWQTAPGVHTPEPTIAPEPESYVPVPPQDQQWQQPYQPEPLYEPQGYPQYAEPEQPYQEYTPEPVPEPQIEMEEVKPARPPMYYFEEVEEKRAREREQLAAWYQPVPEPVSEPVVAPSVTPPSFTAPDIDPTAAVAPVAAGIKQATASAAATAAAAAPVFSLAAGGAPRPQVKEGIGPQLPRPNRVRVPTRRELASYGIKLPSQRMAEEKARDPDDIDDADEMQQDELARQFAAQQHQRYGEEYQDPTQAYQQQEEEDDAAEAELARQFAASQEQRYSGEQPKNANPFSLSDFEFSPMKDLVDDTPSEPLFTPSVMPEAEPPRQQYAPAQPQHVPQPVAPQQYAQPQQPVAAPPQYAQPQQPVAQPQESLIHPLLMRNGDSRPVQRPTTPLPSLDLLTSPPTEVEPVDTFALEQMARLVETRLADFRIKADVVNYSPGPVITRFELNLAPGVKAARISNLSRDLARSLSTVAVRVVEVIPGKPYVGLELPNKKRHTVYLREVLDNAKFRDNPSPLTVVLGKDIAGEPVVADLAKMPHLLVAGTTGSGKSVGVNAMILSMLYKAQPEDVRFIMIDPKMLELSVYEGIPHLLTEVVTDMKDAANALRWSVNEMERRYKLMSALGVRNLAGYNEKIAEAARMGRPIPDPYWKPGDSMDAQHPVLEKLPYIVVLVDEFADLMMTVGKKVEELIARLAQKARAAGIHLVLATQRPSVDVITGLIKANIPTRIAFTVSSKIDSRTILDQGGAESLLGMGDMLYSGPNSTTPVRVHGAFVRDQEVHAVVQDWKARGRPQYVDGITSESESEGGGGGFDGGEELDPLFDQAVNFVTEKRKASISGVQRQFRIGYNRAARIIEQMEAQGIVSEQGHNGNREVLAPPPFE, from the coding sequence TTGAGCCAGGAATATACTGAAGACAAAGAAGTCACTTTAACGAAGTTAAGCAGCGGGCGCCGACTCCTTGAGGCGTTACTGATTCTTGTTGCCCTTTTTGCCGTCTGGTTGATGGCCGCCTTACTCAGTTTCAATCCTTCCGATCCCAGCTGGTCGCAAACGGCATGGCATGAACCTATCCATAATTTGGGTGGGGTGCCTGGCGCATGGCTGGCGGACACGCTCTTTTTCGTCTTTGGCGTAATGGCTTACACCATCCCGATCATTATTGTCGGCGGATGCTGGTTTGCCTGGCGTCATCGTCAGAACGAAGAGTACATCGATTACTTTGCCGTTTCGCTCCGCCTGATTGGCGCGCTGGCGCTGATCCTGACCTCCTGCGGGCTGGCGGCGATCAACGCTGATGATATCTGGTATTTTGCCTCCGGTGGCGTGATTGGCAGCCTGCTCAGCACCGCGCTGAAGCCGATGCTTCACAGCAGCGGCGGCACTATCACGCTGCTCTGCATCTGGGCCGCGGGGTTGACCCTCTTTACCGGCTGGTCGTGGGTCAGCATCGCCGAAAAACTTGGCGGCTTTATCCTTAATATTCTGACTTTCGCCAGCAACCGCACCCGTCGTGATGATACCTGGGTGGATGAAGACGAATACGAAGATGATGACTATGAAGAAGAGTCGTCGTCCGCCAACCGAACCGAATCTCGCCGCACGCGCATTATGCGCGGGGCGCTGGCGCGTCGTAAACGCGTCGCTGAAAAATTCACCAATCCTCTGGCGCGTAAAACCGATGCTGCACTCTTCTCCGGCAAACGCATGGATGATGAAGAGGATGTGACCTATACCGCAGGCGGTGTTGCCGCCGATCCGGACGACGTGCTGTTCTCCGGCAGCCGCGCGACGCCGGGCGATTTCGACGAATACGATCCGCTGTTAAACGGCCATTCCGTCACGGCACCTGTTGCCGCTGCCGCTTTCGCGACGACGGCTGCACAAGCGTATGCCGCGCCTGTAGAAGCCGTGATGCCAGCCGCACCGGTTCAGACACCGGAACCTGCGATGCAGCAGCCGGTGGTTGACTGGCAAACGGCACCCGGCGTTCACACGCCGGAACCGACCATTGCGCCAGAACCCGAAAGCTATGTGCCGGTTCCGCCGCAGGATCAGCAATGGCAGCAGCCGTATCAGCCTGAGCCGCTTTACGAACCGCAAGGTTATCCGCAATATGCTGAACCTGAACAACCGTATCAGGAATACACCCCTGAGCCAGTTCCAGAGCCGCAGATTGAGATGGAAGAGGTCAAACCTGCTCGTCCGCCGATGTACTATTTCGAAGAAGTGGAAGAGAAACGCGCCCGCGAACGTGAGCAGCTTGCCGCCTGGTATCAGCCCGTGCCTGAACCTGTCAGCGAGCCCGTTGTCGCGCCTTCGGTGACGCCACCGTCCTTTACCGCACCGGATATTGACCCGACGGCAGCCGTGGCGCCTGTTGCAGCTGGCATTAAGCAGGCGACTGCCTCCGCGGCGGCGACCGCTGCTGCAGCCGCGCCAGTGTTCAGCCTGGCCGCTGGTGGCGCGCCGCGTCCGCAGGTGAAAGAGGGCATCGGCCCGCAATTACCGCGACCAAACCGCGTGCGCGTCCCGACCCGCCGCGAGCTCGCTTCTTATGGCATCAAACTGCCTTCTCAGCGTATGGCCGAGGAGAAAGCGCGCGATCCGGATGACATCGATGATGCCGACGAAATGCAGCAGGACGAGCTGGCTCGCCAGTTTGCCGCCCAGCAGCATCAGCGCTACGGCGAAGAGTATCAGGATCCTACGCAGGCTTATCAGCAGCAGGAAGAGGAAGACGATGCCGCCGAAGCTGAGCTCGCGCGTCAGTTCGCCGCCTCGCAGGAACAGCGTTATTCTGGCGAACAGCCAAAAAATGCGAATCCTTTCTCCCTGTCGGATTTTGAATTTTCACCGATGAAAGATCTGGTGGATGACACGCCGAGCGAGCCGCTGTTTACCCCGAGCGTAATGCCAGAAGCGGAGCCACCGCGTCAGCAGTATGCTCCTGCACAACCGCAGCATGTGCCGCAGCCAGTGGCTCCCCAGCAGTATGCGCAGCCACAGCAGCCAGTTGCAGCTCCACCGCAGTATGCACAGCCTCAGCAGCCGGTGGCACAGCCGCAGGAAAGCCTGATTCACCCACTGCTGATGCGCAATGGCGACAGCCGTCCTGTGCAAAGACCGACGACGCCGCTGCCGTCGCTGGACCTGTTAACCTCTCCGCCAACAGAAGTTGAACCGGTCGATACCTTTGCTCTGGAGCAGATGGCGCGCCTGGTCGAAACGCGTCTGGCGGATTTCCGCATCAAAGCGGATGTGGTGAACTACTCTCCGGGTCCGGTGATTACTCGCTTCGAGTTAAACCTGGCGCCGGGTGTGAAAGCGGCGCGAATTTCTAACCTCTCTCGTGACCTGGCGCGTTCCCTTTCGACCGTCGCGGTGCGTGTGGTTGAGGTGATTCCGGGCAAGCCTTACGTGGGCCTGGAACTGCCGAACAAGAAACGCCACACCGTTTATCTGCGCGAAGTGCTGGATAACGCCAAGTTCCGTGATAACCCGTCGCCGCTGACCGTGGTGCTGGGCAAAGATATCGCGGGCGAGCCTGTCGTTGCCGATCTGGCGAAAATGCCGCACCTGCTGGTGGCCGGTACGACCGGTTCCGGTAAGTCCGTCGGTGTGAACGCCATGATCCTGAGCATGCTCTACAAAGCGCAGCCGGAAGATGTGCGTTTCATCATGATCGACCCGAAAATGCTGGAACTGTCGGTCTACGAAGGCATTCCGCATCTGCTCACCGAAGTGGTGACCGACATGAAAGACGCCGCCAACGCCTTGCGCTGGAGCGTCAACGAGATGGAACGCCGCTACAAGCTGATGTCAGCCCTGGGTGTGCGTAATCTTGCCGGTTATAACGAAAAAATCGCTGAAGCAGCGCGCATGGGTCGTCCGATTCCGGACCCATACTGGAAGCCGGGCGACAGCATGGATGCTCAGCATCCGGTGCTGGAAAAACTGCCGTATATCGTGGTGCTGGTGGATGAGTTCGCCGACCTGATGATGACCGTCGGTAAGAAAGTGGAAGAGCTGATCGCCCGACTGGCGCAGAAAGCGCGTGCGGCAGGTATTCACCTGGTGCTGGCGACGCAGCGTCCGTCCGTCGATGTCATCACTGGTCTGATTAAAGCGAACATCCCGACACGTATCGCCTTCACCGTATCGAGCAAAATCGACTCCCGTACTATCCTCGATCAAGGTGGCGCCGAGTCGCTGCTGGGAATGGGGGATATGCTCTATTCCGGCCCGAACTCCACGACGCCGGTACGTGTGCATGGTGCCTTTGTTCGTGACCAGGAAGTCCACGCCGTGGTCCAGGACTGGAAAGCGCGCGGTCGTCCGCAGTACGTCGACGGCATCACCTCCGAAAGCGAAAGCGAGGGCGGCGGTGGTGGCTTTGACGGTGGTGAAGAGCTGGATCCGTTATTCGATCAGGCAGTCAATTTCGTCACAGAAAAACGCAAAGCTTCTATTTCTGGCGTACAGCGCCAGTTCCGCATCGGTTACAACCGCGCGGCGCGTATCATCGAGCAGATGGAAGCGCAAGGCATTGTGAGCGAGCAGGGGCACAACGGTAACCGCGAAGTGCTGGCACCGCCGCCGTTCGAGTAA
- the trxB gene encoding thioredoxin-disulfide reductase produces MGTAKHSKLLILGSGPAGYTAAVYAARANLHPVLITGMEKGGQLTTTTEVENWPGDPNDLTGPLLMERMHEHAAKFETEILFDHINKVDLQNRPFRLTGDSGEYTCDALIIATGASARYLGLPSEEAFKGRGVSACATCDGFFYRNQKVAVIGGGNTAVEEALYLANIASEVHLIHRRDTFRAEKILIKRLMDKVESGNIVLHTHRTLEEVTGDQMGVSGLRLRDTQNSDNIESLEVAGLFVAIGHSPNTAIFDGQLELENGYIKVQSGIHGNATQTSIPGVFAAGDVMDHIYRQAITSAGTGCMAALDAERYLDGLAELSQ; encoded by the coding sequence ATGGGCACGGCTAAACACAGTAAGCTGCTAATCCTTGGTTCTGGACCTGCGGGCTACACCGCAGCGGTCTATGCTGCACGCGCTAACCTGCACCCGGTATTAATCACCGGCATGGAAAAAGGCGGTCAGTTGACCACCACAACTGAAGTGGAAAACTGGCCAGGCGATCCAAACGACCTGACCGGGCCGCTGCTGATGGAGCGTATGCATGAGCATGCGGCCAAGTTCGAAACCGAAATTCTGTTCGACCACATCAACAAGGTTGATCTGCAGAACCGTCCGTTCCGTCTGACCGGCGACAGCGGGGAATACACCTGTGACGCGCTGATTATCGCAACCGGCGCTTCTGCACGTTATCTCGGTCTGCCGTCTGAAGAGGCGTTCAAAGGCCGCGGTGTGTCCGCCTGCGCAACCTGCGACGGTTTCTTCTACCGCAACCAGAAAGTCGCGGTGATCGGTGGCGGTAACACGGCGGTTGAAGAAGCGCTTTACCTGGCCAACATTGCCTCCGAAGTGCACCTGATCCACCGTCGCGACACCTTCCGCGCGGAAAAAATCCTCATCAAGCGTCTGATGGATAAAGTGGAAAGCGGCAACATCGTGCTGCACACCCACCGCACGCTGGAAGAAGTCACGGGCGATCAGATGGGCGTTTCCGGTCTGCGTCTGCGTGATACGCAGAACAGCGACAACATCGAATCGCTGGAAGTGGCAGGTCTGTTTGTCGCCATCGGCCACAGCCCGAACACCGCCATCTTCGACGGTCAGCTGGAGCTGGAAAACGGCTACATCAAAGTGCAATCCGGCATCCACGGCAACGCTACACAGACCAGCATCCCTGGCGTCTTCGCGGCGGGCGATGTGATGGACCATATTTACCGTCAGGCGATCACCTCTGCGGGCACCGGCTGTATGGCCGCGCTGGACGCTGAACGTTACCTCGACGGACTGGCTGAATTAAGTCAATAA
- the lrp gene encoding leucine-responsive transcriptional regulator Lrp translates to MVDSKKRPGKDLDRIDRNILNELQKDGRISNVELSKRVGLSPTPCLERVRRLERQGFIQGYTALLNPHYLDASLLVFVEITLNRGAPDVFEQFNTAVQKLEEIQECHLVSGDFDYLLKTRVPDMSAYRKLLGETLLRLPGVNDTRTYVVMEEVKQSNRLVIKTR, encoded by the coding sequence ATGGTAGATAGCAAGAAGCGCCCTGGCAAAGATCTCGACCGTATCGATCGTAACATTCTGAATGAATTGCAAAAGGATGGGCGTATTTCCAACGTCGAGCTTTCAAAACGTGTGGGACTTTCTCCGACGCCATGCCTTGAGCGTGTGCGCCGACTGGAAAGACAGGGTTTCATTCAGGGCTATACGGCTCTGCTGAACCCGCATTATCTGGATGCCTCACTTCTGGTTTTTGTTGAGATTACTCTGAATCGTGGCGCACCGGATGTGTTTGAGCAATTCAATACCGCAGTACAAAAACTTGAAGAAATTCAAGAATGTCATCTGGTCTCTGGTGATTTCGACTACCTGTTGAAGACCCGCGTACCGGACATGTCAGCCTATCGTAAACTGCTGGGTGAAACCCTGCTGCGACTGCCTGGCGTGAATGACACCCGTACTTACGTGGTGATGGAAGAGGTCAAACAGAGCAATCGTCTGGTTATTAAGACGCGCTAA
- the cydC gene encoding heme ABC transporter ATP-binding protein/permease CydC yields MRALLPYLALYKRHKWMLTLGIVLAIVTLLASIGLLTLSGWFLSASAVAGIAGLYSFNYMLPAAGVRGTAIARTAGRYFERLVSHDATFRVLQHLRVSTFSKLLPLSPAGLARFRQGELLNRVVADVDTLDHLYLRVISPLVGAFVVIVTVTLGLCVLDVPIALTLGGIMLLTLLLLPPLFYRAGKSTGESLTRLRGDYRQQLTSWLQGQAELTIFGASRRYRARMESTELSWHEAQRRQSELTALSQAVMMLIGGIAVIAMLWMASGGVGENTQPGALIALFVFCALAAFEALAPVTGAFQHLGQVIASAVRITQITEQQPEVQFTTKDDTVPESVAVHLHNVTFAYDGQAQNALDGISLTIPAGKHIAVLGRTGCGKSTLLQLLTRAWDPRQGEIRFNDTPLVEFSESTLRKSVSVVPQRVHLFSATLRDNLLLASPNASDSELSAVLEQVGLQKLLEGDGLNEWLGEGGRQLSGGELRRLAVARALLHDAPLMLLDEPTEGLDATTEIQILDLLAQVMKNKTVLMVTHRLRGLANFDQIIVMDNGQIIEQGNHAELLAKQGRYYQFKQRL; encoded by the coding sequence ATGCGCGCCCTACTGCCGTATCTCGCCCTGTATAAACGCCATAAATGGATGCTGACGCTGGGGATTGTACTGGCGATTGTCACTCTGCTGGCCAGTATCGGCCTGCTGACGCTCTCCGGCTGGTTCCTCTCGGCCTCTGCCGTCGCGGGCATTGCCGGGCTCTACAGTTTTAACTATATGCTGCCCGCCGCAGGCGTACGTGGCACCGCGATTGCCCGTACCGCCGGGCGCTATTTCGAACGTCTGGTCAGCCACGATGCGACCTTCCGCGTCCTGCAACATCTGCGCGTTTCAACCTTCAGCAAGCTGTTGCCGCTCTCCCCTGCCGGGCTGGCGCGTTTTCGCCAGGGCGAACTGCTGAACCGCGTGGTGGCCGATGTCGATACGCTGGATCACCTCTATCTGCGCGTGATTTCCCCGCTGGTCGGGGCCTTTGTGGTGATTGTGACCGTCACGCTCGGCCTGTGCGTGCTCGACGTACCTATCGCCCTGACGCTCGGCGGCATCATGCTGCTCACCCTTCTCCTGCTGCCTCCGCTGTTTTATCGCGCGGGGAAATCGACCGGGGAAAGCCTGACGCGTCTGCGCGGTGACTATCGCCAGCAGCTGACCTCCTGGCTGCAGGGTCAGGCGGAGCTGACGATTTTCGGGGCCAGCCGCCGCTATCGCGCTCGCATGGAAAGCACCGAACTGAGCTGGCACGAAGCCCAGCGCCGACAGTCTGAGCTGACGGCTCTCTCCCAGGCGGTGATGATGCTGATCGGCGGGATTGCGGTGATCGCCATGCTGTGGATGGCATCGGGTGGCGTGGGCGAAAACACCCAGCCCGGCGCGCTGATTGCGCTGTTTGTCTTCTGTGCGCTGGCGGCGTTTGAAGCCCTCGCCCCGGTCACCGGTGCTTTCCAGCATCTCGGCCAGGTGATTGCTTCCGCCGTGCGTATTACCCAGATTACCGAGCAACAACCGGAAGTGCAGTTCACCACGAAAGACGACACCGTTCCTGAGTCTGTGGCGGTGCATCTTCATAACGTGACCTTTGCCTACGACGGGCAGGCGCAAAACGCGCTGGATGGTATCAGTCTGACCATTCCGGCGGGCAAGCATATTGCCGTGCTGGGCAGAACCGGCTGTGGCAAATCGACGCTGCTGCAACTGCTGACCCGCGCCTGGGACCCGCGCCAGGGTGAGATCCGCTTTAACGACACGCCGCTCGTGGAGTTTAGCGAGTCGACGCTGCGCAAATCCGTGAGCGTGGTGCCTCAGCGCGTGCATTTGTTCAGCGCCACCCTGCGCGACAACCTGCTGCTGGCATCACCGAACGCCTCGGACAGCGAACTGAGCGCCGTGCTGGAACAGGTCGGCCTGCAAAAACTGCTCGAAGGCGATGGCTTAAACGAGTGGCTTGGCGAAGGCGGTCGTCAACTTTCGGGCGGCGAGTTGCGTCGTCTGGCGGTCGCGCGTGCGCTGCTGCACGATGCGCCGCTGATGTTGCTCGACGAACCGACGGAAGGGCTGGACGCGACCACTGAAATCCAAATCCTTGATTTACTGGCGCAAGTGATGAAAAACAAAACCGTGCTGATGGTGACGCATCGCCTGCGCGGACTGGCGAATTTCGACCAAATAATTGTAATGGACAACGGACAAATTATTGAGCAAGGTAATCACGCAGAGCTGTTAGCAAAACAGGGTCGCTACTACCAGTTTAAACAACGTCTGTAG
- the cydD gene encoding heme ABC transporter permease/ATP-binding protein CydD, protein MEKTRQQELTRWLKQQSVISRRWLTISRLLGLISGLLIVAQAWLLARILNHMIMENIPREAILLPFIVLVLIFVLRAWVVWLRERVGFYAGQQIRYEIRRQVMDRLQEAGPAWIQGKPAGSWATLILEQIDDMHDYYARYLPQMALAVCVPLLIVLAIFPSNWVAALILLGTAPLIPMFMAMVGMGAADANRRNFLALGRLSGHFLDRLRGMETLRVFGRGEAEIDNIRVASQDFRQRTMEVLRLAFLSSGVLEFFTSLSIALVAVYFGFSYLGALDFGHYGTAVTLSAGFLALILAPEFFQPLRDLGTFYHAKAQAVGAADSLKTFLETPLANPERGDITLNSKEPIAVHAQDFSVLSPEGKVLAGPLNFTLSAGLRVVLVGISGSGKSSLLNALSGFMAYTGSLQINGTELRSLEPDAWRRQLSWVGQNPQLPAATLRENVLLARPDAREDELQSVLDRAWVSEFLPMLPNGVDTVVGDQAAGLSVGQAQRIAVARALLNPSQLMLLDEPAASLDAHSEQRVMQALNEASRQQTTLMVTHQLEGIADWDQIWVMENGHIVEQGDYATLAAAQGPFAALLANRQEDI, encoded by the coding sequence ATGGAAAAAACCCGTCAACAAGAGTTAACTCGCTGGCTGAAACAGCAAAGCGTTATTTCCCGCCGCTGGCTGACTATTTCCCGTCTTTTGGGTCTTATCAGCGGTTTGTTGATTGTTGCCCAGGCATGGCTGCTGGCCCGCATTCTTAACCATATGATCATGGAGAACATTCCGCGCGAGGCAATATTATTGCCCTTTATCGTGCTGGTGTTGATCTTTGTGCTGCGCGCCTGGGTGGTCTGGCTGCGCGAACGCGTGGGCTTTTACGCCGGACAGCAGATTCGCTATGAAATCCGCCGTCAGGTCATGGACAGGCTCCAGGAAGCCGGTCCCGCCTGGATTCAGGGCAAACCTGCCGGAAGCTGGGCGACCCTGATCCTTGAGCAAATCGACGATATGCACGACTACTACGCCCGCTATCTGCCGCAGATGGCGCTGGCGGTCTGCGTTCCGTTGCTGATCGTACTGGCGATTTTCCCGTCTAACTGGGTAGCGGCGCTAATTCTGCTCGGCACCGCGCCGCTGATCCCGATGTTCATGGCGATGGTCGGCATGGGTGCGGCGGATGCAAACCGACGTAACTTCCTCGCGCTGGGCCGTCTGAGTGGGCATTTCCTCGACCGCCTGCGCGGCATGGAAACCCTGCGCGTCTTTGGTCGCGGCGAAGCGGAAATCGATAATATTCGCGTCGCGTCACAGGATTTCCGCCAGCGCACCATGGAAGTACTGCGCCTGGCGTTCCTCTCCTCCGGCGTGCTGGAGTTCTTCACCTCCCTGTCGATTGCGCTCGTCGCGGTTTACTTTGGATTCTCCTATCTTGGCGCGCTGGATTTCGGTCATTACGGCACAGCCGTAACGCTTTCCGCCGGTTTCCTGGCGCTGATCCTGGCCCCTGAATTTTTCCAGCCGCTGCGCGATCTGGGGACGTTCTATCACGCCAAAGCGCAGGCCGTGGGTGCTGCCGACAGCCTGAAAACCTTCCTCGAAACGCCGCTGGCAAACCCGGAGCGGGGTGATATCACGCTCAACAGCAAAGAGCCAATCGCCGTTCATGCGCAAGATTTCTCTGTGCTCTCGCCGGAAGGCAAAGTGCTGGCCGGGCCGCTCAACTTTACCCTCTCTGCGGGCCTGCGCGTGGTATTGGTCGGGATCAGCGGCTCGGGCAAAAGCTCGCTGCTGAATGCCTTATCCGGATTTATGGCGTACACCGGCTCGCTACAGATCAACGGCACCGAACTGCGCTCGCTGGAGCCTGACGCCTGGCGCAGACAACTCAGTTGGGTCGGGCAAAACCCTCAGCTACCGGCTGCCACGCTGCGCGAGAACGTGCTGCTGGCGCGCCCTGACGCCCGCGAAGACGAACTGCAATCAGTGCTGGACCGCGCCTGGGTCAGCGAGTTTCTGCCGATGCTGCCGAACGGCGTTGATACCGTCGTGGGCGATCAGGCGGCAGGATTGTCCGTCGGGCAGGCCCAGCGTATCGCTGTGGCGCGCGCATTGCTCAACCCCAGCCAGCTCATGCTGCTCGACGAACCCGCCGCCAGCCTGGACGCGCACAGCGAACAGCGTGTGATGCAGGCGCTGAACGAAGCTTCACGCCAGCAGACTACCCTGATGGTCACGCACCAGCTCGAAGGCATTGCCGACTGGGATCAGATCTGGGTGATGGAAAACGGACATATCGTCGAACAAGGCGATTACGCGACGCTCGCGGCCGCGCAGGGACCGTTCGCCGCCCTGCTGGCTAATCGTCAGGAGGATATTTAA
- the lolA gene encoding outer membrane lipoprotein chaperone LolA, whose amino-acid sequence MKKIAIVGALLTSFVASSVWADAASDLKSRLDKVSSFHASFTQKVTDGSGNAVQEGQGDLWVKRPNLFNWHMTQPDESILVSDGKTLWFYNPFVEQATATLLKDATSNTPFMLIARNQSSDWQQYNIKQNGDDFVLTPKGTNGNLKQFTINVSSNGTINQFSAVEQDEQRSSYQLKSQQNGAIDASKFTFTPPQGVTVDDQRNK is encoded by the coding sequence ATGAAAAAAATCGCCATTGTCGGAGCACTACTGACCAGCTTTGTCGCCAGCAGCGTCTGGGCCGATGCCGCAAGCGACCTTAAAAGCCGCCTGGATAAAGTCAGCAGCTTCCACGCCAGCTTCACGCAGAAAGTGACAGATGGCAGCGGCAACGCGGTGCAGGAAGGTCAGGGCGATCTGTGGGTTAAACGTCCTAATCTGTTCAACTGGCACATGACGCAGCCGGATGAAAGCATTCTGGTTTCTGACGGGAAAACCCTGTGGTTCTACAACCCGTTTGTGGAGCAGGCGACCGCCACCTTGCTGAAAGACGCGACCAGCAATACGCCGTTCATGCTGATTGCCCGCAACCAGTCCAGTGACTGGCAGCAGTACAACATCAAACAGAATGGCGATGATTTTGTGCTGACGCCGAAAGGCACTAACGGTAACCTCAAGCAGTTCACCATTAATGTGAGCAGCAACGGGACTATCAATCAGTTCAGCGCCGTTGAGCAAGATGAGCAGCGCAGCAGCTACCAGCTCAAATCTCAGCAGAATGGCGCGATTGACGCATCGAAGTTCACCTTTACCCCGCCGCAGGGCGTAACGGTGGACGATCAACGCAATAAGTAA
- the infA gene encoding translation initiation factor IF-1 produces MAKEDNIEMQGTVLDTLPNTMFRVELENGHVVTAHISGKMRKNYIRILTGDKVTVELTPYDLSKGRIVFRSR; encoded by the coding sequence ATGGCCAAAGAAGACAATATTGAAATGCAGGGTACCGTACTTGATACGTTGCCTAACACCATGTTCCGCGTAGAACTGGAAAACGGTCACGTGGTAACCGCGCACATCTCCGGTAAAATGCGCAAAAACTACATCCGTATCCTGACGGGCGACAAAGTGACTGTTGAGCTGACCCCGTACGACCTGAGCAAAGGCCGCATTGTCTTCCGTAGTCGCTAA